Proteins encoded by one window of Pseudonocardia sp. HH130629-09:
- a CDS encoding FAD-dependent oxidoreductase, which translates to MLIDTRRALPGSIFEAEVCVIGSGPAGAAAATELADRGLRVVVLEGGGPGLSRTARDTYRGISGRGKHDPVDAVRQKRLGGTSLVWGGRCAPLDDIDFADREWMPGAAWPIPHDELRAWYPVAQRHLDAGACEYSAAESGFPAPPPGLHSDTLRWDDLWRWSPPTSFAPTVENMAKAGRIRLFLHATVARLERDPVSGTATEAVVVPRPGCDIRIRAQHFVVAAGGLESVRILLASDGYGGTGTGAGIGDEYGQVGRHYMTHPVGEVGRLQLTTAGRALGLGYLPTDDGVYARRMLSLSPQAQADHRLGNLKAALWFADPKDAEHGDALLSTFALTYWGLGKLRAGFKAAGTHAQYSHTTDIGHHMRNVAADPLRVARFARGWARPRITGERRLPSFMPLDSAHCRLRFDAEQTPDPANRVTLDRERDALGQHRLRVDYRVSAGDREAIATSLSLIGKELERTGIAHVDLSDVERVHDMDMTDGTHQMGLLRMSDSPRSGVVDPACRVHGTPNVHIASSAVFPSAGAVGPTLALVALACRTAELIAVDVRGSAPRSA; encoded by the coding sequence ATGCTCATCGACACCCGGCGCGCGCTCCCCGGCTCCATCTTCGAGGCCGAGGTCTGCGTGATCGGCAGCGGTCCGGCCGGGGCCGCGGCCGCGACCGAGCTGGCCGACCGCGGCCTGCGCGTCGTCGTCCTGGAGGGGGGCGGCCCGGGCCTGAGCCGCACGGCCCGCGACACCTACCGGGGGATCAGCGGGCGGGGCAAGCACGACCCGGTCGACGCCGTCCGGCAGAAGCGCCTCGGCGGCACCTCGCTGGTCTGGGGCGGCCGCTGCGCCCCGCTCGACGACATCGACTTCGCCGACCGCGAGTGGATGCCCGGCGCCGCGTGGCCGATCCCGCACGACGAGCTGCGCGCCTGGTACCCGGTCGCCCAGCGGCACCTCGACGCCGGTGCCTGCGAGTACTCGGCCGCGGAGTCGGGCTTCCCGGCGCCCCCGCCCGGGCTCCACAGCGACACCCTGCGCTGGGACGACCTGTGGCGCTGGAGTCCGCCGACCTCGTTCGCGCCGACGGTGGAGAACATGGCGAAGGCCGGCCGGATCCGGCTGTTCCTGCACGCGACCGTCGCCCGCCTGGAGCGCGACCCGGTGTCGGGCACCGCGACCGAGGCCGTCGTCGTCCCGCGGCCGGGGTGCGACATCCGGATCCGGGCGCAGCACTTCGTCGTCGCGGCGGGTGGTCTGGAGTCGGTCCGGATCCTGCTCGCCTCCGACGGCTACGGCGGCACCGGTACCGGAGCCGGGATCGGCGACGAGTACGGCCAGGTCGGGCGGCACTACATGACCCACCCGGTGGGCGAGGTCGGACGGCTGCAGCTGACCACGGCCGGGCGCGCGCTGGGCCTGGGCTACCTGCCCACCGACGACGGCGTCTACGCCCGCCGGATGCTCTCGCTGTCCCCGCAGGCCCAGGCCGACCACCGGTTGGGCAACCTGAAGGCGGCGCTGTGGTTCGCCGACCCGAAGGACGCCGAGCACGGCGACGCGCTGCTGTCGACGTTCGCCCTGACCTACTGGGGACTGGGCAAGCTCCGTGCCGGGTTCAAGGCCGCCGGGACGCACGCCCAGTACAGCCACACCACCGACATCGGCCACCACATGCGCAACGTCGCCGCCGACCCGCTGCGGGTGGCGCGGTTCGCCCGCGGCTGGGCGCGGCCGCGGATCACCGGGGAACGGCGGCTGCCGTCGTTCATGCCGCTGGACTCCGCGCACTGCCGGCTGCGGTTCGACGCCGAGCAGACCCCCGACCCGGCGAACCGGGTGACGCTCGACCGCGAGCGCGACGCGCTGGGCCAGCACCGGCTGCGGGTCGACTACCGGGTCTCCGCCGGCGACCGGGAGGCGATCGCGACCTCGCTGTCGCTGATCGGCAAGGAGCTGGAGCGGACCGGGATCGCCCACGTCGACCTGTCCGATGTGGAGCGCGTGCACGACATGGACATGACCGACGGCACCCACCAGATGGGGCTCCTGCGCATGTCGGACTCGCCGCGCAGCGGGGTCGTGGACCCGGCGTGCCGGGTGCACGGCACGCCGAACGTGCACATCGCCTCCAGCGCGGTGTTCCCGTCGGCCGGGGCGGTCGGGCCGACGCTGGCACTGGTCGCGCTGGCCTGCCGGACCGCGGAGCTGATCGCGGTCGACGTCCGGGGCTCAGCCCCGCGGTCGGCGTGA
- a CDS encoding DegT/DnrJ/EryC1/StrS family aminotransferase → MGLAAMATTARGMAATVRVLGRGELGRFTGGDRSEVARFESELAGFLGTPHALAVNSGTSALVAALVGAGIGPGDEVLVPAYTWVSTAAAALAVGAVPVLVEVDASLTMDPADLKDRITPRSRAVLPVHMLNHVADMDAIMDVAAAHDLVVIEDACQAIGVTYRGRPAGSIGHAGAFSFNQHKNIRSGEGGALVTRDPKLFERASMYHDVGSYERAGFAGAAADLIVGVNLRMPELSAAVLRPQLAGLRAQIARRRRHRDIMLSALSDRIGRDLQPVPHHDPANAAGLALAFATPEAAAEFGARRGVHRLIDTGRHVYTNWRSLQARNPLHPGFDPYAANGTEIDHGPGACPRTLEILARTCVVDLAPELPTPAFRLLASRTAG, encoded by the coding sequence ATGGGACTCGCCGCCATGGCGACGACCGCACGGGGGATGGCCGCGACGGTCCGGGTCCTCGGGCGCGGGGAGCTGGGCCGCTTCACCGGCGGCGACCGCTCGGAGGTCGCACGGTTCGAGTCCGAGCTCGCCGGGTTCCTCGGGACCCCGCACGCACTGGCCGTCAACAGCGGCACCAGCGCCCTGGTCGCGGCGCTGGTCGGCGCCGGGATCGGCCCCGGCGACGAGGTGCTCGTCCCCGCGTACACCTGGGTGTCGACGGCCGCCGCGGCGCTCGCCGTCGGCGCCGTGCCGGTCCTGGTCGAGGTCGACGCCTCGCTCACGATGGACCCGGCCGACCTCAAGGACCGGATCACGCCGCGCAGCCGGGCGGTGCTGCCGGTGCACATGCTCAACCACGTCGCCGACATGGACGCGATCATGGACGTCGCGGCCGCCCACGACCTCGTCGTGATCGAGGACGCCTGCCAGGCCATCGGCGTCACGTACCGGGGGCGCCCGGCCGGGTCGATCGGCCACGCCGGGGCCTTCAGCTTCAACCAGCACAAGAACATCCGCTCCGGCGAGGGCGGCGCCCTGGTCACCCGGGACCCGAAGCTGTTCGAGCGGGCGTCGATGTACCACGATGTCGGCAGCTACGAGCGCGCCGGATTCGCCGGGGCCGCCGCGGACCTGATCGTCGGGGTCAACCTGCGGATGCCCGAGCTGTCCGCGGCGGTGCTGCGGCCGCAGCTGGCCGGGCTGCGTGCGCAGATCGCCCGGCGCAGGCGGCACCGCGACATCATGCTCTCGGCGCTGTCGGACCGGATCGGGCGTGACCTGCAGCCGGTGCCGCACCACGACCCGGCGAACGCCGCCGGGCTGGCGCTGGCCTTCGCGACCCCCGAGGCGGCCGCGGAGTTCGGTGCCCGCCGCGGCGTGCACCGGCTGATCGACACCGGGCGGCACGTCTACACGAACTGGCGCTCGCTGCAGGCCCGCAACCCGCTGCACCCCGGGTTCGACCCGTACGCGGCGAACGGCACCGAGATCGACCACGGCCCCGGCGCCTGCCCGCGCACGCTGGAGATCCTGGCCCGGACCTGCGTGGTCGACCTCGCTCCCGAGCTGCCGACGCCGGCGTTCCGACTGCTCGCCTCCCGCACCGCGGGCTGA
- a CDS encoding sigma-70 family RNA polymerase sigma factor, whose protein sequence is MPERHDDATVTAWALAAGAGDTAALAEFVRATQVDVHRFLVHLAGRDDAEDLAQETFLRALRALPSFAGRSTARTWLLSVARRVAVDAVRTAVRRPRVRDLGEDTQDVLERAVPRTGAQEAVLLRTLIDALPDERREAFVLTQVLDLGYVEAAQVCGCPVGTIRSRVARAREDLLRALGEDGTGTAGAPASGVRRAART, encoded by the coding sequence GTGCCCGAACGCCACGACGACGCCACCGTGACGGCGTGGGCGTTGGCCGCCGGGGCCGGTGACACCGCCGCGCTCGCGGAGTTCGTGCGGGCGACCCAGGTCGACGTCCACCGCTTCCTCGTCCACCTCGCCGGCCGCGACGACGCCGAGGACCTCGCGCAGGAGACGTTCCTGCGGGCGCTGCGGGCGCTGCCCTCGTTCGCGGGCCGCTCCACCGCCCGCACCTGGCTGCTGTCGGTCGCCCGCCGGGTCGCCGTCGACGCGGTGCGCACCGCGGTCCGGCGGCCCCGCGTGCGCGACCTCGGCGAGGACACCCAGGACGTTCTGGAGCGCGCCGTGCCCCGCACGGGCGCGCAGGAGGCCGTCCTGCTGCGGACGCTGATCGACGCGCTGCCCGACGAGCGCCGCGAGGCGTTCGTCCTGACCCAGGTCCTGGACCTGGGTTACGTCGAGGCCGCCCAGGTCTGCGGCTGCCCGGTCGGCACGATCCGGTCCCGGGTCGCCCGGGCCCGCGAGGACCTGCTGCGCGCCCTCGGCGAGGACGGCACCGGGACCGCCGGGGCGCCCGCCTCCGGTGTCCGGCGCGCCGCCCGCACCTGA
- a CDS encoding IS3 family transposase, translating to MSVARFIADQRTFHRVPHTLACALLGVSISWLYKWLDRAARSDGGATATEKRRCALDAAVAVAFDDAQRLHGSPRLHADLCEAGWRVSEKTVADSMRRQGLVARRIKRHNGLTRQDRTAPKFPDLLRRGFTAAEPNRRWVGDMTEIPTAAGKLYLATVIDLYSRRLLGAATGLHPNAELACAAIRMAVAARGGADRIAGVIFHTDRGSTYTAGAFTALCRRLDIRQSMGRVGSCFDNAAAEAFFSSLEWEVLSRNDFDTISRARAAVIDWCYGFYNHRRRHSAAAGLSPINYENAALTRDAA from the coding sequence GTGAGCGTGGCCCGTTTCATCGCCGACCAGAGGACCTTCCACCGGGTGCCGCACACGCTGGCCTGCGCCCTGTTGGGGGTGTCGATCTCCTGGCTGTACAAGTGGCTCGACCGCGCCGCGCGTTCCGACGGTGGTGCCACCGCGACCGAGAAGCGCCGCTGCGCGTTGGACGCCGCCGTGGCCGTGGCGTTCGACGACGCCCAGCGGCTACACGGCTCACCCCGTCTGCACGCCGACCTGTGTGAGGCCGGATGGCGGGTGTCGGAGAAGACCGTGGCGGACTCGATGCGCCGCCAGGGCCTGGTCGCCCGCCGGATCAAGCGGCACAACGGGCTGACCCGCCAGGACCGCACGGCGCCGAAGTTCCCGGACCTGCTTCGTCGGGGTTTCACTGCGGCCGAGCCGAACCGCAGATGGGTCGGGGACATGACCGAGATCCCCACCGCGGCCGGGAAGTTGTATCTGGCCACGGTGATCGACCTGTACTCGCGGCGGCTGCTCGGCGCGGCCACGGGGCTGCACCCGAACGCCGAGCTGGCGTGTGCGGCGATCCGGATGGCGGTGGCGGCCCGCGGCGGGGCGGACCGAATCGCCGGGGTGATCTTCCACACCGACCGCGGGTCGACCTACACCGCGGGCGCGTTCACCGCTCTGTGTCGGCGGCTCGACATCCGTCAGTCGATGGGCCGGGTCGGGTCGTGTTTCGACAATGCCGCGGCGGAGGCGTTCTTCTCCAGCCTGGAGTGGGAAGTGCTGTCCCGCAACGACTTCGACACCATCAGTAGGGCGCGGGCGGCGGTCATCGACTGGTGTTACGGCTTCTACAACCACCGGCGGCGACACAGTGCCGCCGCCGGGCTCTCACCGATCAACTACGAGAACGCCGCCCTCACCCGAGACGCGGCATAA
- a CDS encoding MFS transporter, which yields MDTGLRTGTAAGRWVITACVLGSGMAMLDNTVVTIALPRIAEDLGAGFAGLQWTVNGYTLTLAGLILLGGSLGDRFGRRRIFVTGAVWFAVASLLCGLAPIVEVLAAARALQGVGGALLTPGSLALISASFHGADRAAAIGAWSGLGGIAGALGPFVGGTLVEWSWRAVFLINLPLAAVVVAVAVRHVPESRDPDAAHRLDVPGSVLAVAGLALLTWAGTAAGSGASPGLQVWGAGAAGVAALVAFALVERRSRSPLVPPELFTGTGDAGDGRRFTGANVVTVAVYAALGLLFVLLAVQLQIVAGFSPLLAGTATLPVTVLMLLLSARAGRLATRTGPAPLVTAGLLLAAAGMLLASRIGPGAGWFTDVLPATALVGLGLSAAVAPLTTAVLDAAADRHAGVASGVNNAIARAAGLLAVAAVPAIAGIRGDAPADPASFGPGFTVAMTIGAGLLAVGAALAAALLRGRPASPVAAPPA from the coding sequence ATGGACACCGGACTGCGTACCGGCACCGCGGCCGGCCGCTGGGTCATCACGGCCTGCGTGCTGGGCTCGGGCATGGCGATGCTCGACAACACCGTCGTCACGATCGCTCTGCCCCGCATCGCCGAGGACCTCGGCGCCGGTTTCGCCGGGCTGCAGTGGACGGTCAACGGCTACACCCTGACCCTGGCCGGGCTGATCCTGCTCGGCGGCTCGCTGGGTGACCGGTTCGGCAGGCGGCGGATCTTCGTGACCGGGGCGGTGTGGTTCGCGGTGGCCTCGCTGCTGTGCGGGCTGGCGCCGATCGTCGAGGTGCTCGCCGCGGCCCGGGCGTTGCAGGGGGTCGGCGGTGCGCTGCTGACCCCGGGCAGCCTGGCGCTGATCTCGGCGTCGTTCCACGGTGCCGACCGGGCGGCGGCGATCGGGGCCTGGTCCGGGCTCGGCGGGATCGCGGGGGCGCTGGGCCCGTTCGTCGGCGGGACGCTCGTGGAGTGGTCCTGGCGGGCGGTGTTCCTGATCAACCTGCCGCTCGCGGCGGTCGTCGTCGCGGTGGCGGTGCGGCACGTGCCCGAGTCGCGTGACCCCGACGCCGCGCACCGGCTCGACGTCCCGGGCAGCGTGCTCGCCGTCGCCGGGCTGGCGTTGCTGACCTGGGCCGGGACGGCGGCCGGCTCCGGTGCGTCGCCCGGGCTGCAGGTGTGGGGCGCGGGCGCCGCCGGGGTGGCGGCGCTGGTGGCGTTCGCGCTGGTCGAGCGGCGCAGCCGGTCCCCGCTGGTCCCGCCGGAGCTGTTCACCGGCACCGGCGACGCCGGGGACGGGCGCCGGTTCACCGGCGCGAACGTGGTGACGGTGGCCGTCTACGCGGCGCTGGGCCTGCTGTTCGTGCTGCTCGCCGTGCAGCTGCAGATCGTGGCCGGGTTCTCCCCGTTGCTGGCCGGGACCGCTACGCTGCCGGTCACCGTGCTCATGCTGCTGCTGTCGGCCCGCGCCGGGCGGCTCGCGACGCGCACCGGCCCGGCACCGCTGGTCACCGCCGGGCTGCTGCTGGCCGCGGCCGGGATGCTGCTGGCGTCACGGATCGGGCCGGGAGCGGGCTGGTTCACCGACGTGCTCCCGGCGACGGCGCTGGTCGGGCTGGGGCTGTCCGCGGCCGTCGCGCCGCTGACCACCGCAGTGCTCGACGCGGCGGCGGACCGGCACGCCGGCGTCGCGTCGGGGGTCAACAACGCGATCGCGCGGGCGGCCGGCCTGCTCGCGGTGGCGGCCGTGCCCGCCATCGCGGGGATCCGCGGGGACGCCCCGGCCGACCCGGCGTCGTTCGGGCCGGGGTTCACCGTCGCCATGACGATCGGGGCCGGGCTCCTCGCGGTCGGCGCGGCACTCGCCGCCGCCCTGTTGCGTGGTCGCCCCGCGTCTCCGGTCGCAGCTCCGCCCGCCTAG
- a CDS encoding M20/M25/M40 family metallo-hydrolase — MTAPANDHPTSAEDEVVQLCSELIRIDTTNTGDPETLAGEAEAADYVADKLREVGYDVELVESGMPKRMNVIARLEGADRTRGALLMHGHLDVVPADASEWSVHPFSGAVQDGYVWGRGAVDMKDMDAMMLAVARRFKREGVVPPRDIVWAFVADEEAGGKWGAQWLVENRPELFEGCTEAVGEVGGFSLTLGEDRRAYLIEAAEKGIAWMRLRAKGKPGHGSFLHDDNAVTILAEAVARLGNHTFPLTITDTVRAFLDRMTELTGVEYPEDDLEGALAKLGPISRIIGATVRDTANPTMLNAGYKANVIPSTAEAVVDCRVLPGREEAFLREVDELLGPDVEREWVTDLPAVETPFAGALTDAMQAALRTEDPTAEIVPYMLSGGTDAKAFSTLGMRCYGFAPLRLPPELDFASLFHGIDERVPVDALTFGTRVLDRFLRTA, encoded by the coding sequence ATGACCGCTCCAGCGAACGACCACCCGACCAGCGCCGAGGACGAGGTCGTGCAGCTGTGTTCGGAGCTGATCCGGATCGACACGACCAACACCGGCGACCCCGAGACCCTCGCCGGTGAGGCCGAGGCCGCCGACTACGTGGCGGACAAGCTGCGCGAGGTCGGCTACGACGTCGAGCTCGTCGAGTCCGGCATGCCGAAGCGGATGAACGTGATCGCCCGGCTGGAGGGCGCCGACCGCACCCGCGGCGCGCTGCTGATGCACGGCCACCTCGACGTCGTGCCCGCGGACGCCAGCGAGTGGTCGGTGCACCCGTTCTCCGGCGCGGTCCAGGACGGCTACGTCTGGGGCCGCGGCGCCGTCGACATGAAGGACATGGACGCGATGATGCTGGCGGTCGCCCGCCGCTTCAAGCGTGAGGGCGTCGTCCCGCCGCGGGACATCGTGTGGGCCTTCGTCGCCGACGAGGAGGCCGGAGGGAAGTGGGGCGCGCAGTGGCTGGTGGAGAACCGGCCGGAGCTGTTCGAAGGCTGCACCGAGGCCGTCGGTGAGGTCGGCGGGTTCTCCCTGACCCTCGGTGAGGACCGGCGGGCGTACCTGATCGAGGCCGCGGAGAAGGGCATCGCCTGGATGCGGCTGCGGGCCAAGGGCAAGCCCGGCCACGGCTCGTTCCTGCACGACGACAACGCCGTCACCATCCTCGCCGAGGCCGTCGCCCGGCTGGGGAACCACACGTTCCCGCTGACGATCACCGACACGGTGCGGGCGTTCCTGGACCGGATGACCGAGTTGACCGGCGTCGAGTACCCGGAGGACGACCTCGAGGGTGCCCTGGCCAAGCTCGGGCCGATCTCGCGGATCATCGGCGCGACCGTCCGGGACACCGCGAACCCGACGATGCTGAACGCCGGGTACAAGGCCAACGTCATCCCGTCGACGGCGGAGGCGGTCGTCGACTGCCGGGTGCTGCCGGGCCGCGAGGAGGCGTTCCTGCGCGAGGTCGATGAGCTGCTCGGCCCGGACGTCGAGCGGGAGTGGGTCACCGACCTGCCCGCCGTCGAGACGCCGTTCGCGGGCGCGCTCACCGACGCCATGCAGGCCGCGCTGCGCACCGAGGACCCGACCGCGGAGATCGTGCCTTACATGCTCTCCGGCGGCACCGACGCGAAGGCGTTCTCGACGCTGGGCATGAGGTGCTACGGCTTCGCGCCGCTGCGGCTGCCCCCGGAGCTGGACTTCGCGTCGTTGTTCCACGGCATCGACGAGCGGGTCCCGGTGGATGCGCTGACCTTCGGCACGCGGGTGCTCGACCGCTTCCTGCGTACGGCGTGA
- a CDS encoding transposase: protein MPEVRKRYDREFRDGAVRVVEETGKPIAQVARDLGVNEGTLGNWVARAREAREDTEGLSRGGVEELKRLRAENAELRMERDVLKRSVVLWVKEATK, encoded by the coding sequence ATGCCAGAGGTACGGAAGCGCTACGACCGGGAGTTCCGTGACGGAGCGGTCCGGGTCGTGGAGGAGACGGGCAAGCCGATCGCCCAGGTCGCCCGTGACCTGGGGGTCAACGAGGGCACGCTGGGCAACTGGGTGGCCCGTGCACGAGAGGCCCGCGAGGACACCGAGGGCCTGTCTCGCGGCGGCGTCGAGGAGCTCAAGCGGCTGCGCGCGGAGAACGCCGAGCTGCGGATGGAGCGTGATGTCCTCAAGCGATCCGTGGTCCTGTGGGTCAAGGAGGCGACGAAGTGA
- a CDS encoding DUF5134 domain-containing protein: protein MISSLPLAWALTALFAATGFYALARWATAVSERRSAAHRTAELAHLLMSAAMIVMTWTWYGSAGLWTQIVLFGVLGVFFLVTTSRGISCGPSGRLAGAAHALMAAAMVWMLVAMPLIMASPAEAAGGGGAHAHHGGGDAMDMSGGAHAAGPAGWAVAVTVALCAVLLAAAGYWGARTLSHDRVAGDPLTPDDARATGDATDPAACDCADPAGGTAAGAPRTAPAGVGGTAETTGTAGTGGTTTAVAARVEAPAAPVRRLGARSDAACHAAMSLGMVVMLAAMVAGW from the coding sequence GTGATCTCGTCGTTGCCGCTGGCCTGGGCCCTGACGGCGTTGTTCGCCGCCACCGGGTTCTACGCCCTGGCCCGCTGGGCCACCGCGGTCTCGGAGCGCCGCTCCGCCGCGCACCGCACCGCGGAGCTCGCCCACCTTCTGATGAGCGCGGCGATGATCGTCATGACCTGGACCTGGTACGGCAGCGCCGGGCTGTGGACCCAGATCGTCCTGTTCGGTGTCCTGGGCGTGTTCTTCCTGGTCACCACCTCCCGCGGGATTTCCTGCGGCCCGTCCGGGCGGCTCGCGGGCGCGGCGCACGCGCTGATGGCCGCGGCGATGGTCTGGATGCTGGTCGCGATGCCGCTGATCATGGCCTCGCCGGCGGAGGCCGCGGGCGGCGGCGGTGCCCACGCCCACCACGGCGGCGGCGACGCCATGGACATGTCCGGGGGCGCCCACGCGGCGGGCCCGGCCGGGTGGGCGGTCGCGGTGACCGTGGCGCTGTGCGCCGTACTGCTGGCCGCCGCCGGGTACTGGGGTGCCCGCACGCTGAGCCACGACCGCGTCGCCGGGGACCCGCTGACCCCCGACGACGCCCGCGCGACCGGCGACGCGACCGACCCCGCCGCCTGCGACTGCGCCGACCCCGCCGGGGGCACGGCGGCCGGTGCCCCGCGGACGGCGCCGGCCGGGGTCGGCGGGACGGCAGAGACGACGGGCACAGCGGGCACGGGGGGCACGACCACCGCGGTCGCCGCGCGGGTCGAGGCCCCGGCGGCACCGGTGCGCCGGCTGGGCGCGCGCTCCGATGCCGCCTGCCACGCGGCGATGAGCCTCGGCATGGTCGTCATGCTCGCGGCGATGGTGGCGGGCTGGTGA
- a CDS encoding SDR family oxidoreductase — MDLSGKVALVTGGASGIGAAAVDRLVAAGAQVVVVDRDADGAAAVAAKAGGLAHPADVTDPAAMPAAVAAAEGRFGRLDVVLLNAGVTAGQSGVEDLDLDGYRRIVGVNLDHVVFGLNAAVPALRRAGGGHVVATASLAGLIGLPGDALYTATKHAVVGYVRAAGPALAGEGIRVTAVCPGFADTPLIGHVRARFGDFPLLTADDVAAGIERMLDGGEPGECWYVQPGREPAPYGFRGVPSPRGAGTPPEFGRHDTRGRTAP, encoded by the coding sequence ATGGATCTCTCGGGCAAGGTGGCCCTGGTCACCGGAGGAGCATCGGGCATCGGCGCGGCGGCGGTCGACCGGCTGGTTGCGGCGGGTGCGCAGGTCGTGGTCGTCGATCGCGACGCCGACGGCGCCGCGGCCGTCGCGGCGAAGGCCGGTGGGCTCGCCCACCCCGCCGACGTCACCGATCCGGCGGCGATGCCGGCGGCGGTCGCCGCGGCGGAGGGGCGCTTCGGCCGGCTCGACGTCGTGCTGCTCAACGCCGGGGTCACCGCCGGTCAGTCCGGCGTCGAGGACCTCGACCTCGACGGCTACCGGCGCATCGTCGGGGTCAACCTCGACCACGTGGTGTTCGGCCTGAACGCCGCGGTCCCCGCGCTGCGCCGCGCCGGCGGCGGTCACGTCGTGGCGACGGCGTCGCTCGCCGGGCTGATCGGCCTGCCCGGCGACGCGCTCTACACCGCCACCAAGCACGCCGTCGTCGGCTACGTCCGGGCCGCGGGTCCGGCACTGGCGGGCGAGGGCATCCGGGTCACCGCCGTGTGCCCGGGGTTCGCCGACACCCCGCTGATCGGGCACGTCCGCGCCAGGTTCGGCGACTTCCCGTTGCTGACCGCCGACGACGTCGCCGCCGGGATCGAGCGGATGCTCGACGGCGGCGAGCCCGGCGAGTGCTGGTACGTCCAGCCCGGCCGCGAGCCCGCGCCCTACGGGTTCCGGGGTGTGCCCAGCCCCCGCGGGGCGGGCACGCCGCCGGAGTTCGGCCGGCACGACACCCGAGGGCGGACCGCGCCTTGA
- a CDS encoding aminotransferase, whose amino-acid sequence MRLDPTTAAGSDSPIGAALALAGERDPARNATHPLLDLSQAAPPYPPAPEVVERVVEVARDPALSGYAPVPGIAPLRRAVAEELARDYAGDVTPDDVVVTAGCNQAFAVVADALAGPGDEVISPLPYYFNHDMWLRMRGVTPVYLEPDADLVPRAADAEALVTPRTRAIVLVSPGNPSGVTVPPEEIVAFAELARRHDLALVVDETYRSFRPDAHAPAHPLFADPSWRSTVVSLHSYSKDLAIPAYRVGSVIAGPELRRQVLKLLDCVAICAPRAGQEAAVAGLTRAGAWRADRVVEIARRREWVGSALADRPGGFEIAALGGFFAWVRHPFPDRPTLDIVRTLLLDHDTLTIPGTAFLPDDRQMLRLSVGRVDEASAALLAERLTEAGRRAGVAAG is encoded by the coding sequence GTGCGACTCGACCCCACGACGGCGGCCGGCAGCGACTCCCCCATCGGCGCGGCCCTCGCGCTCGCCGGTGAGCGGGACCCGGCCCGGAACGCGACGCACCCGCTGCTGGACCTGTCGCAGGCCGCGCCGCCGTACCCGCCGGCACCGGAGGTCGTCGAACGGGTGGTGGAGGTGGCCCGGGACCCGGCCCTGTCCGGCTACGCGCCGGTGCCCGGCATCGCCCCGCTGCGCCGCGCGGTCGCCGAGGAGCTGGCGCGCGACTACGCCGGGGACGTGACGCCGGACGACGTCGTCGTGACGGCGGGCTGCAACCAGGCGTTCGCCGTGGTCGCCGACGCCCTCGCCGGGCCGGGCGACGAGGTGATCTCGCCGCTGCCCTACTACTTCAACCACGACATGTGGCTGCGCATGCGCGGCGTCACCCCGGTGTACCTGGAGCCCGACGCCGACCTGGTGCCCCGGGCCGCCGACGCCGAGGCACTCGTCACGCCCCGCACCCGGGCCATCGTGCTGGTCAGCCCCGGCAACCCGAGCGGGGTGACGGTGCCGCCGGAGGAGATCGTCGCATTCGCCGAGCTGGCGCGGCGCCACGATCTCGCGCTGGTCGTCGACGAGACCTACCGCTCGTTCCGGCCCGATGCGCACGCCCCCGCGCACCCGCTGTTCGCCGACCCGTCGTGGCGCTCGACCGTGGTCAGCCTGCACTCCTACTCCAAGGACCTGGCCATCCCGGCCTACCGGGTCGGGTCGGTGATCGCGGGTCCCGAGCTGCGACGCCAGGTGCTCAAGCTGCTCGACTGCGTCGCCATCTGCGCACCGCGGGCCGGACAGGAGGCCGCGGTGGCCGGGCTCACCCGGGCCGGGGCGTGGCGGGCCGACCGGGTCGTGGAGATCGCCCGGCGACGGGAGTGGGTCGGGTCCGCACTCGCCGACCGACCGGGCGGGTTCGAGATCGCCGCGCTCGGCGGGTTCTTCGCCTGGGTCCGCCACCCGTTCCCGGACCGCCCGACCCTCGACATCGTCCGGACCCTGCTGCTCGACCACGACACCCTGACCATCCCGGGCACCGCGTTCCTGCCCGACGACCGGCAGATGCTGCGGCTGTCGGTGGGGCGGGTGGACGAGGCGTCCGCGGCGCTGCTGGCCGAGCGGCTCACCGAGGCCGGGCGGCGGGCGGGGGTGGCCGCAGGCTGA
- a CDS encoding VOC family protein: MAELNHTIVHSRDKDAGAAFLCEILGLPGPTSFGPFRVVRVANGVDLDYLNADPDTIVTQHYAFLVSDDEFDAAFDRITARGGQYWADPGGTRPGEINTHDGGRGLYFDDPSGHRMELITVPYGGAR; encoded by the coding sequence ATGGCCGAGCTGAACCACACCATCGTCCACTCCCGCGACAAGGACGCCGGGGCGGCGTTCCTGTGCGAGATCCTGGGGCTGCCCGGGCCCACGTCGTTCGGGCCGTTCCGGGTCGTCCGGGTCGCCAACGGCGTCGACCTCGACTACCTGAACGCCGACCCCGACACGATCGTCACGCAGCACTACGCGTTCCTCGTCTCCGACGACGAGTTCGACGCCGCGTTCGACCGGATCACCGCACGCGGCGGGCAGTACTGGGCCGACCCGGGCGGCACCCGCCCCGGGGAGATCAACACCCACGACGGCGGGCGCGGTCTCTACTTCGACGACCCGTCCGGGCACCGGATGGAGCTCATCACGGTGCCCTACGGCGGCGC